The following coding sequences are from one Rathayibacter sp. SW19 window:
- a CDS encoding NAD-dependent epimerase/dehydratase family protein produces MAKALVIGANGFIGSHLVDELARAGHEVTAFDRFSSRTPTFQASDVRLCVGEFLSRADLDTVVQGQDLVFHFLSTTSPATAEADPTLDIRTNLAQTVELLESCANAGIAHFYFASTGGAIYGQQGRSEYAETDQTMPISPYAIGKLAIERYLRYFDATHGLASTTFRISNPYGTRQHPRKKQGLIPIALRQVLLGKPVIQYGDGSMVRDYVYVADLVRMIVATVDRETAFDVYNLGSGIGYSVSEVFESLRRVSGIDFSIEHQPTPPTFVDRVVLDTRRFRSEFGGETLTSLDDGVRLTLAEIEEELGV; encoded by the coding sequence GTGGCTAAGGCGCTCGTCATCGGAGCCAATGGCTTCATCGGATCGCATCTTGTCGATGAGTTGGCACGCGCTGGCCACGAGGTTACCGCGTTCGACCGGTTCAGTTCCCGTACCCCGACGTTTCAGGCGTCCGACGTCCGGCTCTGCGTTGGAGAGTTCTTGAGCAGAGCTGATTTGGACACAGTCGTGCAGGGGCAGGATTTGGTTTTCCATTTTCTGTCGACGACGTCGCCCGCGACGGCTGAGGCGGATCCGACGCTGGACATCCGCACCAACCTGGCTCAGACCGTCGAATTACTCGAATCATGTGCCAATGCTGGAATTGCGCACTTCTACTTCGCTTCGACCGGCGGCGCCATCTACGGCCAGCAGGGTAGGAGTGAGTATGCGGAGACGGATCAAACGATGCCGATCTCGCCGTATGCCATCGGAAAGCTCGCGATTGAGCGCTACTTGCGATATTTCGATGCAACGCACGGACTCGCATCGACGACATTCCGTATCTCTAATCCATACGGCACCCGTCAGCATCCGCGTAAGAAGCAGGGTCTGATTCCGATCGCGCTGCGCCAGGTTCTCCTGGGTAAGCCGGTCATCCAGTATGGCGACGGATCGATGGTGCGTGATTACGTGTATGTTGCAGACCTTGTACGGATGATCGTTGCGACGGTCGACCGGGAAACGGCATTTGACGTTTACAATCTCGGCAGCGGAATAGGATATTCGGTGTCCGAGGTGTTCGAGTCTCTACGCCGTGTCAGCGGAATCGACTTCTCGATTGAACATCAACCGACACCGCCTACCTTTGTGGATCGAGTGGTTCTCGATACGAGACGCTTTCGTTCAGAATTCGGTGGCGAAACCCTCACCTCACTCGACGATGGCGTGCGATTGACACTGGCAGAAATAGAGGAAGAACTCGGTGTCTGA